The following proteins are co-located in the Cardiocondyla obscurior isolate alpha-2009 linkage group LG12, Cobs3.1, whole genome shotgun sequence genome:
- the LOC139107037 gene encoding uncharacterized protein isoform X1, whose product MAVSLSTEDKLEYHFYPVTAGQIQFRIKAPNDAHIALTTGPQEGEPMYEVFIGGWSNKKSVVRKNRTRPDVAETETPDILSADEYRGFWIRWDNGILTVGKEGESSPFLTYADPEPFGIGYFGVCTGWGATGEWLIEGRKPLSTPNQLQYKFHAVRGGSLIVDVKAKSNAHVALTDRKGESSPMYEIMLGGWENKASVIRYDRKQPDKMRVDTPNLLSDRDHKRFSITWLDGLITVRSGGLSGAVLMEWRDPNPIGVSYVGVRTGWGATGNWKLHFEQYPAVATGQKKPSTAPSAPLGEQGLAGSVCWCDASGGMVPPDAVEGGDDGETLFVGRAHHEGALIPGKVKPGHSVCYVAWGGTEHGKSDYQVLCGCRPTWLPISGGNIPSNAIPAGETEDGEPLFVGRVHHEGTVTIGKVQPSHNVCYIPFGGSELAFDEYEIMVEQ is encoded by the exons ATGGCGGTCT cgcTTAGCACCGAAGACAAGTTGGAGTATCATTTCTATCCCGTAACCGCCGGGCAGATTCAGTTTCGGATAAAAGCGCCGAACGATGCTCACATCGCCCTCACCACCGGCCCTCAGGAAGGAGAACCGATGTACGAG GTTTTCATCGGAGGATGGAGCAACAAGAAGTCCGTCGTGCGCAAGAATCGCACCAGGCCGGACGTGGCGGAGACAGAAACGCCCGACATCCTGAGCGCGGATGAATACCGCGGCTTCTGGATCAG GTGGGACAACGGCATTCTTACAGTAGGCAAGGAGGGTGAGTCGTCTCCTTTCCTGACCTACGCCGACCCGGAGCCCTTCGGGATCGGCTACTTCGGCGTTTGCACCGGCTGGGGTGCCACCGGAGAATGGCTTATCGAAG GTCGCAAACCCTTGAGCACTCCTAACCAGCTACAGTACAAGTTTCATGCCGTGCGAGGCGGCTCGCTGATAGTCGACGTGAAAGCTAAGAGCAACGCGCACGTAGCGCTAACCGATCGGAAGGGCGAGTCGAGTCCCATGTACGAGATCATGCTCGGAGGGTGGGAAAACAAGGCGTCGGTTATTAGATACGATCGCAAGCAGCCCGACAAG ATGCGTGTGGACACGCCGAATCTTCTCAGCGATCGCGATCACAAGAGGTTCTCGATTACGTGGCTCGACGGGCTCATCACGGTCAGATCAGGCGGCCTGAGCGGCGCGGTCCTCATGGAGTGGCGCGACCCGAACCCCATCGGCGTGAGCTACGTAGGGGTGCGCACCGGTTGGGGCGCGACCGGAAACTGGAAGCTCCATTTCGAGCAATATCCCGCAGTCGCTACCGGTCAAAAGAAAC CTTCCACAGCTCCGTCCGCGCCGTTGGGTGAGCAGGGATTAGCAGGGAGCGTGTGCTGGTGCGACGCATCCGGCGGGATGGTGCCTCCCGACGCGGTTGAAGGTGGAGACGACGGCGAGACTCTGTTCGTTGGCAGGGCTCACCACGAGGGTGCCCTCATCCCCGGCAAAGTGAAGCCTGGTCACTCCGTCTGCTACGTTGCTTGGGGCGGCACCGAGCACGGAAAGTCTGACTACCAG GTTCTTTGCGGCTGCAGACCCACGTGGTTGCCGATAAGCGGCGGCAACATTCCGTCGAACGCGATCCCGGCGGGCGAGACCGAAGACGGTGAACCGTTGTTCGTCGGCCGTGTGCATCACGAGGGTACCGTGACCATCGGCAAGGTACAGCCGTCCCACAACGTTTGCTACATACCTTTCGGAGGTTCCGAGCTCGCCTTCGACGAGTACGAGATAATGGTCGAACAATAA
- the LOC139107037 gene encoding uncharacterized protein isoform X2 has translation MAVSLSTEDKLEYHFYPVTAGQIQFRIKAPNDAHIALTTGPQEGEPMYEVFIGGWSNKKSVVRKNRTRPDVAETETPDILSADEYRGFWIRWDNGILTVGKEGESSPFLTYADPEPFGIGYFGVCTGWGATGEWLIEGRKPLSTPNQLQYKFHAVRGGSLIVDVKAKSNAHVALTDRKGESSPMYEIMLGGWENKASVIRYDRKQPDKMRVDTPNLLSDRDHKRFSITWLDGLITVRSGGLSGAVLMEWRDPNPIGVSYVGVRTGWGATGNWKLHFEQYPAVATGQKKPPSAPLGEQGLAGSVCWCDASGGMVPPDAVEGGDDGETLFVGRAHHEGALIPGKVKPGHSVCYVAWGGTEHGKSDYQVLCGCRPTWLPISGGNIPSNAIPAGETEDGEPLFVGRVHHEGTVTIGKVQPSHNVCYIPFGGSELAFDEYEIMVEQ, from the exons ATGGCGGTCT cgcTTAGCACCGAAGACAAGTTGGAGTATCATTTCTATCCCGTAACCGCCGGGCAGATTCAGTTTCGGATAAAAGCGCCGAACGATGCTCACATCGCCCTCACCACCGGCCCTCAGGAAGGAGAACCGATGTACGAG GTTTTCATCGGAGGATGGAGCAACAAGAAGTCCGTCGTGCGCAAGAATCGCACCAGGCCGGACGTGGCGGAGACAGAAACGCCCGACATCCTGAGCGCGGATGAATACCGCGGCTTCTGGATCAG GTGGGACAACGGCATTCTTACAGTAGGCAAGGAGGGTGAGTCGTCTCCTTTCCTGACCTACGCCGACCCGGAGCCCTTCGGGATCGGCTACTTCGGCGTTTGCACCGGCTGGGGTGCCACCGGAGAATGGCTTATCGAAG GTCGCAAACCCTTGAGCACTCCTAACCAGCTACAGTACAAGTTTCATGCCGTGCGAGGCGGCTCGCTGATAGTCGACGTGAAAGCTAAGAGCAACGCGCACGTAGCGCTAACCGATCGGAAGGGCGAGTCGAGTCCCATGTACGAGATCATGCTCGGAGGGTGGGAAAACAAGGCGTCGGTTATTAGATACGATCGCAAGCAGCCCGACAAG ATGCGTGTGGACACGCCGAATCTTCTCAGCGATCGCGATCACAAGAGGTTCTCGATTACGTGGCTCGACGGGCTCATCACGGTCAGATCAGGCGGCCTGAGCGGCGCGGTCCTCATGGAGTGGCGCGACCCGAACCCCATCGGCGTGAGCTACGTAGGGGTGCGCACCGGTTGGGGCGCGACCGGAAACTGGAAGCTCCATTTCGAGCAATATCCCGCAGTCGCTACCGGTCAAAAGAAAC CTCCGTCCGCGCCGTTGGGTGAGCAGGGATTAGCAGGGAGCGTGTGCTGGTGCGACGCATCCGGCGGGATGGTGCCTCCCGACGCGGTTGAAGGTGGAGACGACGGCGAGACTCTGTTCGTTGGCAGGGCTCACCACGAGGGTGCCCTCATCCCCGGCAAAGTGAAGCCTGGTCACTCCGTCTGCTACGTTGCTTGGGGCGGCACCGAGCACGGAAAGTCTGACTACCAG GTTCTTTGCGGCTGCAGACCCACGTGGTTGCCGATAAGCGGCGGCAACATTCCGTCGAACGCGATCCCGGCGGGCGAGACCGAAGACGGTGAACCGTTGTTCGTCGGCCGTGTGCATCACGAGGGTACCGTGACCATCGGCAAGGTACAGCCGTCCCACAACGTTTGCTACATACCTTTCGGAGGTTCCGAGCTCGCCTTCGACGAGTACGAGATAATGGTCGAACAATAA
- the LOC139107037 gene encoding C3 and PZP-like alpha-2-macroglobulin domain-containing protein 8 isoform X4, with protein sequence MAVSLSTEDKLEYHFYPVTAGQIQFRIKAPNDAHIALTTGPQEGEPMYEVFIGGWSNKKSVVRKNRTRPDVAETETPDILSADEYRGFWIRWDNGILTVGKEGESSPFLTYADPEPFGIGYFGVCTGWGATGEWLIEAICCGGGYGGSPSAPLGEQGLAGSVCWCDASGGMVPPDAVEGGDDGETLFVGRAHHEGALIPGKVKPGHSVCYVAWGGTEHGKSDYQVLCGCRPTWLPISGGNIPSNAIPAGETEDGEPLFVGRVHHEGTVTIGKVQPSHNVCYIPFGGSELAFDEYEIMVEQ encoded by the exons ATGGCGGTCT cgcTTAGCACCGAAGACAAGTTGGAGTATCATTTCTATCCCGTAACCGCCGGGCAGATTCAGTTTCGGATAAAAGCGCCGAACGATGCTCACATCGCCCTCACCACCGGCCCTCAGGAAGGAGAACCGATGTACGAG GTTTTCATCGGAGGATGGAGCAACAAGAAGTCCGTCGTGCGCAAGAATCGCACCAGGCCGGACGTGGCGGAGACAGAAACGCCCGACATCCTGAGCGCGGATGAATACCGCGGCTTCTGGATCAG GTGGGACAACGGCATTCTTACAGTAGGCAAGGAGGGTGAGTCGTCTCCTTTCCTGACCTACGCCGACCCGGAGCCCTTCGGGATCGGCTACTTCGGCGTTTGCACCGGCTGGGGTGCCACCGGAGAATGGCTTATCGAAG CCATATGCTGCGGCGGCGGTTACGGTGGTT CTCCGTCCGCGCCGTTGGGTGAGCAGGGATTAGCAGGGAGCGTGTGCTGGTGCGACGCATCCGGCGGGATGGTGCCTCCCGACGCGGTTGAAGGTGGAGACGACGGCGAGACTCTGTTCGTTGGCAGGGCTCACCACGAGGGTGCCCTCATCCCCGGCAAAGTGAAGCCTGGTCACTCCGTCTGCTACGTTGCTTGGGGCGGCACCGAGCACGGAAAGTCTGACTACCAG GTTCTTTGCGGCTGCAGACCCACGTGGTTGCCGATAAGCGGCGGCAACATTCCGTCGAACGCGATCCCGGCGGGCGAGACCGAAGACGGTGAACCGTTGTTCGTCGGCCGTGTGCATCACGAGGGTACCGTGACCATCGGCAAGGTACAGCCGTCCCACAACGTTTGCTACATACCTTTCGGAGGTTCCGAGCTCGCCTTCGACGAGTACGAGATAATGGTCGAACAATAA
- the LOC139107037 gene encoding C3 and PZP-like alpha-2-macroglobulin domain-containing protein 8 isoform X3, translating into MAVSLSTEDKLEYHFYPVTAGQIQFRIKAPNDAHIALTTGPQEGEPMYEVFIGGWSNKKSVVRKNRTRPDVAETETPDILSADEYRGFWIRWDNGILTVGKEGESSPFLTYADPEPFGIGYFGVCTGWGATGEWLIEAICCGGGYGGSSTAPSAPLGEQGLAGSVCWCDASGGMVPPDAVEGGDDGETLFVGRAHHEGALIPGKVKPGHSVCYVAWGGTEHGKSDYQVLCGCRPTWLPISGGNIPSNAIPAGETEDGEPLFVGRVHHEGTVTIGKVQPSHNVCYIPFGGSELAFDEYEIMVEQ; encoded by the exons ATGGCGGTCT cgcTTAGCACCGAAGACAAGTTGGAGTATCATTTCTATCCCGTAACCGCCGGGCAGATTCAGTTTCGGATAAAAGCGCCGAACGATGCTCACATCGCCCTCACCACCGGCCCTCAGGAAGGAGAACCGATGTACGAG GTTTTCATCGGAGGATGGAGCAACAAGAAGTCCGTCGTGCGCAAGAATCGCACCAGGCCGGACGTGGCGGAGACAGAAACGCCCGACATCCTGAGCGCGGATGAATACCGCGGCTTCTGGATCAG GTGGGACAACGGCATTCTTACAGTAGGCAAGGAGGGTGAGTCGTCTCCTTTCCTGACCTACGCCGACCCGGAGCCCTTCGGGATCGGCTACTTCGGCGTTTGCACCGGCTGGGGTGCCACCGGAGAATGGCTTATCGAAG CCATATGCTGCGGCGGCGGTTACGGTGGTT CTTCCACAGCTCCGTCCGCGCCGTTGGGTGAGCAGGGATTAGCAGGGAGCGTGTGCTGGTGCGACGCATCCGGCGGGATGGTGCCTCCCGACGCGGTTGAAGGTGGAGACGACGGCGAGACTCTGTTCGTTGGCAGGGCTCACCACGAGGGTGCCCTCATCCCCGGCAAAGTGAAGCCTGGTCACTCCGTCTGCTACGTTGCTTGGGGCGGCACCGAGCACGGAAAGTCTGACTACCAG GTTCTTTGCGGCTGCAGACCCACGTGGTTGCCGATAAGCGGCGGCAACATTCCGTCGAACGCGATCCCGGCGGGCGAGACCGAAGACGGTGAACCGTTGTTCGTCGGCCGTGTGCATCACGAGGGTACCGTGACCATCGGCAAGGTACAGCCGTCCCACAACGTTTGCTACATACCTTTCGGAGGTTCCGAGCTCGCCTTCGACGAGTACGAGATAATGGTCGAACAATAA
- the LOC139107037 gene encoding uncharacterized protein isoform X5, which translates to MAVSLSTEDKLEYHFYPVTAGQIQFRIKAPNDAHIALTTGPQEGEPMYEVFIGGWSNKKSVVRKNRTRPDVAETETPDILSADEYRGFWIRWDNGILTVGKEGESSPFLTYADPEPFGIGYFGVCTGWGATGEWLIEASTAPSAPLGEQGLAGSVCWCDASGGMVPPDAVEGGDDGETLFVGRAHHEGALIPGKVKPGHSVCYVAWGGTEHGKSDYQVLCGCRPTWLPISGGNIPSNAIPAGETEDGEPLFVGRVHHEGTVTIGKVQPSHNVCYIPFGGSELAFDEYEIMVEQ; encoded by the exons ATGGCGGTCT cgcTTAGCACCGAAGACAAGTTGGAGTATCATTTCTATCCCGTAACCGCCGGGCAGATTCAGTTTCGGATAAAAGCGCCGAACGATGCTCACATCGCCCTCACCACCGGCCCTCAGGAAGGAGAACCGATGTACGAG GTTTTCATCGGAGGATGGAGCAACAAGAAGTCCGTCGTGCGCAAGAATCGCACCAGGCCGGACGTGGCGGAGACAGAAACGCCCGACATCCTGAGCGCGGATGAATACCGCGGCTTCTGGATCAG GTGGGACAACGGCATTCTTACAGTAGGCAAGGAGGGTGAGTCGTCTCCTTTCCTGACCTACGCCGACCCGGAGCCCTTCGGGATCGGCTACTTCGGCGTTTGCACCGGCTGGGGTGCCACCGGAGAATGGCTTATCGAAG CTTCCACAGCTCCGTCCGCGCCGTTGGGTGAGCAGGGATTAGCAGGGAGCGTGTGCTGGTGCGACGCATCCGGCGGGATGGTGCCTCCCGACGCGGTTGAAGGTGGAGACGACGGCGAGACTCTGTTCGTTGGCAGGGCTCACCACGAGGGTGCCCTCATCCCCGGCAAAGTGAAGCCTGGTCACTCCGTCTGCTACGTTGCTTGGGGCGGCACCGAGCACGGAAAGTCTGACTACCAG GTTCTTTGCGGCTGCAGACCCACGTGGTTGCCGATAAGCGGCGGCAACATTCCGTCGAACGCGATCCCGGCGGGCGAGACCGAAGACGGTGAACCGTTGTTCGTCGGCCGTGTGCATCACGAGGGTACCGTGACCATCGGCAAGGTACAGCCGTCCCACAACGTTTGCTACATACCTTTCGGAGGTTCCGAGCTCGCCTTCGACGAGTACGAGATAATGGTCGAACAATAA
- the LOC139107037 gene encoding uncharacterized protein isoform X6 — MAVSLSTEDKLEYHFYPVTAGQIQFRIKAPNDAHIALTTGPQEGEPMYEVFIGGWSNKKSVVRKNRTRPDVAETETPDILSADEYRGFWIRWDNGILTVGKEGESSPFLTYADPEPFGIGYFGVCTGWGATGEWLIEAPSAPLGEQGLAGSVCWCDASGGMVPPDAVEGGDDGETLFVGRAHHEGALIPGKVKPGHSVCYVAWGGTEHGKSDYQVLCGCRPTWLPISGGNIPSNAIPAGETEDGEPLFVGRVHHEGTVTIGKVQPSHNVCYIPFGGSELAFDEYEIMVEQ; from the exons ATGGCGGTCT cgcTTAGCACCGAAGACAAGTTGGAGTATCATTTCTATCCCGTAACCGCCGGGCAGATTCAGTTTCGGATAAAAGCGCCGAACGATGCTCACATCGCCCTCACCACCGGCCCTCAGGAAGGAGAACCGATGTACGAG GTTTTCATCGGAGGATGGAGCAACAAGAAGTCCGTCGTGCGCAAGAATCGCACCAGGCCGGACGTGGCGGAGACAGAAACGCCCGACATCCTGAGCGCGGATGAATACCGCGGCTTCTGGATCAG GTGGGACAACGGCATTCTTACAGTAGGCAAGGAGGGTGAGTCGTCTCCTTTCCTGACCTACGCCGACCCGGAGCCCTTCGGGATCGGCTACTTCGGCGTTTGCACCGGCTGGGGTGCCACCGGAGAATGGCTTATCGAAG CTCCGTCCGCGCCGTTGGGTGAGCAGGGATTAGCAGGGAGCGTGTGCTGGTGCGACGCATCCGGCGGGATGGTGCCTCCCGACGCGGTTGAAGGTGGAGACGACGGCGAGACTCTGTTCGTTGGCAGGGCTCACCACGAGGGTGCCCTCATCCCCGGCAAAGTGAAGCCTGGTCACTCCGTCTGCTACGTTGCTTGGGGCGGCACCGAGCACGGAAAGTCTGACTACCAG GTTCTTTGCGGCTGCAGACCCACGTGGTTGCCGATAAGCGGCGGCAACATTCCGTCGAACGCGATCCCGGCGGGCGAGACCGAAGACGGTGAACCGTTGTTCGTCGGCCGTGTGCATCACGAGGGTACCGTGACCATCGGCAAGGTACAGCCGTCCCACAACGTTTGCTACATACCTTTCGGAGGTTCCGAGCTCGCCTTCGACGAGTACGAGATAATGGTCGAACAATAA
- the LOC139107034 gene encoding transmembrane channel-like protein 7 has protein sequence MSGGERKKRGCDRGHGWEEAGAEFYQESYPAAIEADLQQALQRDPSHIATLLPSKKSRVATAKRIRNDTKTTLRRRTSTRSRGTTTSRRMSTNIHDAAVSMLPDLSENLSNEERTWEEIMQIKAMPICMSQKIQLKNQLQSATKLRLQGFEQLKWQRRKAWQQFRIRMKEAYSKMELWNDSLKKIGGNFGMGIVAYFLFIKWLMYLNLLLLAIMFTLVVLPAIVLEVPESEVCSSNNTVSIACCSELYRNETDVSSSNQAIQQLAGILGYNLMFYGSYTHQMYSNVFGYFYDSPRSYIYAIFCVFVVSLVAIVRSAGKGFRERIVEGEGQFYRYCNLVFGGWDYCINNERSASMKHKALYNEMKAFLESEKLEEERRSRTPEEKAKLLFMRVFVNLVILIVLCGYSIFIYYIIDFSFVQLSADPTEEYSEILNVFFEFLPYICIVGLNVTVPFLFRYLIALERYSPSFVVKVTLYRTIFLRFVSLAVLLASFCKLVGKIPPNECAKNEQPLCWETFVGKQFFKLYVIDILIQFFMAVFINFPRSLIARHTENKVLRFVGEQEFDLLKHVPDIVYSQTICWLGCFFVPLFPMIAVVGTYVLFLIKKFTCLVNSTPSNKIYRASRLNCLFMFNLLISFILVTIPIGYSIAKIMPSKSCGPFRGLESVWTLLVTTFLQFPNWLQSILSFLGTAAFGIPAFIILSLLIYYYYVMWLANKHMVTVLKNQLVLEGHDKQFLLNRLSAFIKQQQDQNKFHQEQANELGTFQHV, from the exons ATGTCgggcggagagagaaagaaaagaggatgCGATCGAGGGCACGGATGGGAGGAGGCCGGTGCCGAATTCTATCAGGAAAGTTATCCAGCAGCAATAGAAGCTGATTTGCAGCAGGCGCTGCAAAGGGATCCCTCGCACATCGCAACTCTACTCCCCAGCAAGAAATCTCGCGTTG ccACGGCAAAGCGGATTCGCAACGACACCAAGACTACGCTGAGAAGACGCACAAGCACCAGATCTCGCGGCACAACAACCTCAAGACGTATGTCGACCAACATACACGACGCGGCTGTGTCAATGCTGCCTGATCTGTCGGAGAACTTGTCCAACGAGGAGCGCACTTGGGAGGAAATCATGCAGATCAAGGCCATGCCCATATGCATGTCTCAGAAGATACAATTGAAGAACCAGTTacag AGCGCCACGAAGTTAAGACTTCAGGGCTTCGAGCAGCTAAAGTGGCAGCGCAGGAAAGCTTGGCAACAGTTTCGCATCAGGATGAAAGAAGCTTACTCCAAGATGGAATTATGGAACGACAGCCTCAAGAAGATAGGTGGAAACTTTGGGATGGGCATAGTagcgtattttttattcatcaaGTGGCTGATGTATCTAAATCTGCTTTTGCTCGCGATAATGTTTACGCTAGTGGTATTGCCAGCGATAGTGCTGGAGGTGCCAGAGAGCGAGGTATGTTCGTCTAACAATACCGTCAGCATAGCCTGCTGCTCCGAATTATACAGAAACGAGACCGACGTAAGCAGCAGTAATCAAGCGATACAGCAACTCGCCGGAATATTAGGGTATAATCTTATGTTTTACGGGTCGTACACGCACCAGATGTACTCAAACGTATTCGGTTACTTTTACGATTCGCCTCGGTCCTATATCTACGCTATTTTCTGCGTTTTTGTCGTTAGCTTAGTGGCGATTGTGCGATCGGCCGGCAAAGGTTTCCGAGAAAGAATCGTGGAGGGCGAGGGTCAGTTCTATCGCTACTGCAACTTAGTATTCGGCGGCTGGGACTATTGTATTAACAACGAAAGGTCTGCTTCGATGAAGCATAAGGCACTGTATAACGAGATGAAAGCATTTCTGGAATCGGAGAAACTAGAGGAGGAGCGGCGAAGTCGCACGCCCGAGGAAAAAGCGAAGTTGCTCTTCATGCGCGTCTTTGTTAATTTAGTGATTTTAATAGTACTGTGCGGCTACAgcatattcatttattatataatcgATTTCTCGTTCGTTCAGTTGTCGGCAGACCCGACGGAAGAATATTCAGagatattaaatgtattcttCGAATTCCTTCCGTATATATGCATCGTCGGGCTTAATGTTACAGTGCCATTTCTCTTCCGCTATCTGATCGCTCTAGAGCGCTACAGTCCGTCGTTCGTCGTTAAAGTGACATTATACCGAACCATTTTCTTGAGATTCGTTTCCCTCGCCGTTCTATTAGCATCGTTTTGCAAGCTGGTCGGCAAAATTCCGCCCAACGAGTGCGCCAAGAACGAACAGCCGCTGTGCTGGGAAACGTTCGTGGGCAAGCAGTTCTTCAAGCTTTACGTGATTGATATTCTCATACAGTTCTTTATGGCAGTCTTCATTAATTTTCCACGGTCGTTGATCGCGCGCCACACCGAGAACAAAGTTTTGCGCTTCGTCGGCGAGCAGGAGTTTGACTTGCTCAAGCACGTGCCGGATATTGTGTACTCGCAGACAATTTGCTGGCTCGGCTGTTTCTTCGTCCCTCTGTTTCCCATGATCGCCGTCGTCGGAACGTATGTTCTGTTTCTCATAAAGAAATTTACCTGTCTGGTAAACAGTACGCCGTCGAATAAGATCTACCGCGCCAGCCGACTGAATTGCCTGTTCATGTTTAATCTATTGATCTCTTTCATCTTGGTAACGATACCGATCGGCTATTCCATCGCAAAGATCATGCCGTCAAAATCGTGCGGTCCCTTCCGAGGATTAGAATCCGTATGGACGTTATTAGTCACGACGTTCTTGCAATTTCCAAATTGGCTGCAATCGATTCTGTCCTTCCTAGGTACTGCTGCTTTCGGCATACCGGCGTTCATTATTCTCTCGCTgcttatttattactattacgTGATGTGGTTGGCGAACAAGCACATGGTGACTGTATTAAAAAACCAACTAGTATTGGAGGGTCACGATAAGCAATTCTTACTGAACAGGCTTAGCGCTTTTATCAAACAACAGCAGGATCAGAATAAATTTCACCAGGAGCAGGCTAATGAGTTAGGCACGTTTCaacatgtataa
- the LOC139107040 gene encoding ribonuclease H2 subunit C, whose amino-acid sequence MVTRLHVKDKDLAGRDESELHFMPCKIHGDETANVSSYFKPYIRRIDDGYYDCSFRGYPLQGKNMTVPAGYKGMTFMENKKTDAENKEKNLYCTGTFSHFTYWNYDRIPSKNDALQATLDWVDIAKVLHSSET is encoded by the exons atggTCACACGATTGCACGTCAAAGATAAAGATCTGGCTGGCCGAGACGAGTCGGAGTTACATTTTATGCCCTGTAAAATTCATGGGGATGAAACTGCCAATGTTTCCTCTTACTTCAAGCCTTATATTCGTAGGATAGACGATGGAT ATTACGACTGTTCTTTCCGTGGATATCCACTTCAAGGGAAAAACATGACTGTACCTGCTGGATATAAAGGCATGACGtttatggaaaataaaaaaacggaTGCCGAAAATAAGGAGAAAAATTTGTACTGCACGGGAACCTTTTCGCACTTTACGTATTGGAATTATGATAGAATACCATCTAAAAATGACGCTCTTCAGGCTACATTAGATTGGGTTGACATAGCTAAAGTA TTGCACTCGTCAGAAACATAA